The following are encoded together in the Hemicordylus capensis ecotype Gifberg chromosome 4, rHemCap1.1.pri, whole genome shotgun sequence genome:
- the LOC128323388 gene encoding complement receptor type 2-like isoform X1: MSVMLKAGQGNRLSLSPPPPVRSFLHLRQENELSSFRSLHSPLLNASSPSACAVAILLWPGTMRARRVLRRLVLLAVLLPQWLLLGLVCPVPPNITSGFHNGSGTYDQGTVITYNCSQNLSLIGNPSIFCSIDSNGTQWIGNPPKCKVVMCKDPVVEHGVKLNGFGTHTYRSNVTFECKIGYFMIGSYFIQCDENSTWNPEEPSCKKIAPDICGAPLIPTGSVHPLKPEYSIGTAVQVFCIPQYSFPDETIEMTTVCDGYNLWDPRVQPCFLRTSPDTTVLSITHGRVTHGKKRRYEPGDNVTVECQAGYTLKGPSMIRYIGGNKWSPELPHCILSFFFMLLISACILIILLLAIKMVYKKYCSQQAI; this comes from the exons ATGAGTGTAATGCTAAAGGCAGGGCAAGGGAACCGCCTCAGTCTCTCTCCACCGCCTCCTGTGCGATCATTCCTCCACCTGCGCCAAGAAAACGAACTCAGCAGCTTCCGTTCCTTGCACTCGCCTCTTCTTAACGCTTCTTCTCCATCCGCATGCGCAGTTGCGATTCTCCTTTGGCCCGGTACCATGCGGGCTCGACGGGTCTTGCGGAGGTTAGTCCTCCTGGCGGTGCTGCTGcctcagtggttgctgctgg GTCTCGTTTGTCCAGTGCCTCCCAACATTACTTCTGGATTTCACAATGGAAGTGGCACTTATGATCAAGGAACAGTGATTACATATAATTGCTCTCAGAATTTATCGCTTATTGGCAATCCCTCAATTTTCTGTAGCATTGATAGTAATGGCACACAGTGGATTGGGAATCCTCCCAAATGCAAAG TGGTGATGTGTAAAGATCCAGTAGTTGAACATGGAGTAAAATTAAATGGATTTGGAACTCATACATACCGCAGCAATGTTACATTTGAATGCAAAATTGGATACTTCATGATTGGAAGTTATTTTATTCAGTGTGATGAGAACAGTACTTGGAATCCTGAAGAACCATCTTGTAAAAAGA TTGCTCCAGACATATGTGGTGCCCCATTAATCCCAACTGGGAGTGTGCATCCATTGAAACCTGAATATAGCATTGGAACGGCCGTTCAAGTATTCTGCATTCCACAATATTCTTTTCCTGATGAAACCATAGAGATGACTACAGTGTGTGATGGCTACAATTTGTGGGACCCTCGGGTGCAGCCTTGTTTCT TAAGAACTTCACCTGACACTACAGTTCTCAGTATCACTCATGGAAGAGTAACCCATGGGAAGAAAAGAAGATATGAGCCTGGAGATAATGTCACTGTTGAGTGTCAAGCTGGCTATACATTGAAAGGGCCATCTATGATCAGATACATTGGTGGGAATAAGTGGTCACCTGAATTGCCTCATTGTATTCTGA GTTTTTTCTTCATGCTACTCATATCTG
- the LOC128323388 gene encoding complement receptor type 2-like isoform X2, whose amino-acid sequence MSVMLKAGQGNRLSLSPPPPVRSFLHLRQENELSSFRSLHSPLLNASSPSACAVAILLWPGTMRARRVLRRLVLLAVLLPQWLLLGLVCPVPPNITSGFHNGSGTYDQGTVITYNCSQNLSLIGNPSIFCSIDSNGTQWIGNPPKCKVVMCKDPVVEHGVKLNGFGTHTYRSNVTFECKIGYFMIGSYFIQCDENSTWNPEEPSCKKIAPDICGAPLIPTGSVHPLKPEYSIGTAVQVFCIPQYSFPDETIEMTTVCDGYNLWDPRVQPCFLRTSPDTTVLSITHGRVTHGKKRRYEPGDNVTVECQAGYTLKGPSMIRYIGGNKWSPELPHCILRNCLPLISYA is encoded by the exons ATGAGTGTAATGCTAAAGGCAGGGCAAGGGAACCGCCTCAGTCTCTCTCCACCGCCTCCTGTGCGATCATTCCTCCACCTGCGCCAAGAAAACGAACTCAGCAGCTTCCGTTCCTTGCACTCGCCTCTTCTTAACGCTTCTTCTCCATCCGCATGCGCAGTTGCGATTCTCCTTTGGCCCGGTACCATGCGGGCTCGACGGGTCTTGCGGAGGTTAGTCCTCCTGGCGGTGCTGCTGcctcagtggttgctgctgg GTCTCGTTTGTCCAGTGCCTCCCAACATTACTTCTGGATTTCACAATGGAAGTGGCACTTATGATCAAGGAACAGTGATTACATATAATTGCTCTCAGAATTTATCGCTTATTGGCAATCCCTCAATTTTCTGTAGCATTGATAGTAATGGCACACAGTGGATTGGGAATCCTCCCAAATGCAAAG TGGTGATGTGTAAAGATCCAGTAGTTGAACATGGAGTAAAATTAAATGGATTTGGAACTCATACATACCGCAGCAATGTTACATTTGAATGCAAAATTGGATACTTCATGATTGGAAGTTATTTTATTCAGTGTGATGAGAACAGTACTTGGAATCCTGAAGAACCATCTTGTAAAAAGA TTGCTCCAGACATATGTGGTGCCCCATTAATCCCAACTGGGAGTGTGCATCCATTGAAACCTGAATATAGCATTGGAACGGCCGTTCAAGTATTCTGCATTCCACAATATTCTTTTCCTGATGAAACCATAGAGATGACTACAGTGTGTGATGGCTACAATTTGTGGGACCCTCGGGTGCAGCCTTGTTTCT TAAGAACTTCACCTGACACTACAGTTCTCAGTATCACTCATGGAAGAGTAACCCATGGGAAGAAAAGAAGATATGAGCCTGGAGATAATGTCACTGTTGAGTGTCAAGCTGGCTATACATTGAAAGGGCCATCTATGATCAGATACATTGGTGGGAATAAGTGGTCACCTGAATTGCCTCATTGTATTCTGA gaaactgccttccttTAATTAGCTATGCTTAG
- the LOC128323388 gene encoding complement receptor type 1-like isoform X4, producing the protein MSVMLKAGQGNRLSLSPPPPVRSFLHLRQENELSSFRSLHSPLLNASSPSACAVAILLWPGTMRARRVLRRLVLLAVLLPQWLLLGLVCPVPPNITSGFHNGSGTYDQGTVITYNCSQNLSLIGNPSIFCSIDSNGTQWIGNPPKCKVAPDICGAPLIPTGSVHPLKPEYSIGTAVQVFCIPQYSFPDETIEMTTVCDGYNLWDPRVQPCFLRTSPDTTVLSITHGRVTHGKKRRYEPGDNVTVECQAGYTLKGPSMIRYIGGNKWSPELPHCILSFFFMLLISACILIILLLAIKMVYKKYCSQQAI; encoded by the exons ATGAGTGTAATGCTAAAGGCAGGGCAAGGGAACCGCCTCAGTCTCTCTCCACCGCCTCCTGTGCGATCATTCCTCCACCTGCGCCAAGAAAACGAACTCAGCAGCTTCCGTTCCTTGCACTCGCCTCTTCTTAACGCTTCTTCTCCATCCGCATGCGCAGTTGCGATTCTCCTTTGGCCCGGTACCATGCGGGCTCGACGGGTCTTGCGGAGGTTAGTCCTCCTGGCGGTGCTGCTGcctcagtggttgctgctgg GTCTCGTTTGTCCAGTGCCTCCCAACATTACTTCTGGATTTCACAATGGAAGTGGCACTTATGATCAAGGAACAGTGATTACATATAATTGCTCTCAGAATTTATCGCTTATTGGCAATCCCTCAATTTTCTGTAGCATTGATAGTAATGGCACACAGTGGATTGGGAATCCTCCCAAATGCAAAG TTGCTCCAGACATATGTGGTGCCCCATTAATCCCAACTGGGAGTGTGCATCCATTGAAACCTGAATATAGCATTGGAACGGCCGTTCAAGTATTCTGCATTCCACAATATTCTTTTCCTGATGAAACCATAGAGATGACTACAGTGTGTGATGGCTACAATTTGTGGGACCCTCGGGTGCAGCCTTGTTTCT TAAGAACTTCACCTGACACTACAGTTCTCAGTATCACTCATGGAAGAGTAACCCATGGGAAGAAAAGAAGATATGAGCCTGGAGATAATGTCACTGTTGAGTGTCAAGCTGGCTATACATTGAAAGGGCCATCTATGATCAGATACATTGGTGGGAATAAGTGGTCACCTGAATTGCCTCATTGTATTCTGA GTTTTTTCTTCATGCTACTCATATCTG
- the LOC128323388 gene encoding complement receptor type 2-like isoform X5: MQSSMVIDHMSSRRQHRNIQPLWIKKIASWREMVVMCKDPVVEHGVKLNGFGTHTYRSNVTFECKIGYFMIGSYFIQCDENSTWNPEEPSCKKIAPDICGAPLIPTGSVHPLKPEYSIGTAVQVFCIPQYSFPDETIEMTTVCDGYNLWDPRVQPCFLRTSPDTTVLSITHGRVTHGKKRRYEPGDNVTVECQAGYTLKGPSMIRYIGGNKWSPELPHCILSFFFMLLISACILIILLLAIKMVYKKYCSQQAI, from the exons ATGCAAAG TTCAATGGTGATTGACCATATGTCATCAAGGAGGCAACACAGAAATATTCAGCCCCTGTGGATAAAGAAGATTGCAAGTTGGAGGGAAATGG TGGTGATGTGTAAAGATCCAGTAGTTGAACATGGAGTAAAATTAAATGGATTTGGAACTCATACATACCGCAGCAATGTTACATTTGAATGCAAAATTGGATACTTCATGATTGGAAGTTATTTTATTCAGTGTGATGAGAACAGTACTTGGAATCCTGAAGAACCATCTTGTAAAAAGA TTGCTCCAGACATATGTGGTGCCCCATTAATCCCAACTGGGAGTGTGCATCCATTGAAACCTGAATATAGCATTGGAACGGCCGTTCAAGTATTCTGCATTCCACAATATTCTTTTCCTGATGAAACCATAGAGATGACTACAGTGTGTGATGGCTACAATTTGTGGGACCCTCGGGTGCAGCCTTGTTTCT TAAGAACTTCACCTGACACTACAGTTCTCAGTATCACTCATGGAAGAGTAACCCATGGGAAGAAAAGAAGATATGAGCCTGGAGATAATGTCACTGTTGAGTGTCAAGCTGGCTATACATTGAAAGGGCCATCTATGATCAGATACATTGGTGGGAATAAGTGGTCACCTGAATTGCCTCATTGTATTCTGA GTTTTTTCTTCATGCTACTCATATCTG
- the LOC128323388 gene encoding complement receptor type 2-like isoform X3, whose product MSVMLKAGQGNRLSLSPPPPVRSFLHLRQENELSSFRSLHSPLLNASSPSACAVAILLWPGTMRARRVLRRLVLLAVLLPQWLLLGLVCPVPPNITSGFHNGSGTYDQGTVITYNCSQNLSLIGNPSIFCSIDSNGTQWIGNPPKCKVVMCKDPVVEHGVKLNGFGTHTYRSNVTFECKIGYFMIGSYFIQCDENSTWNPEEPSCKKIAPDICGAPLIPTGSVHPLKPEYSIGTAVQVFCIPQYSFPDETIEMTTVCDGYNLWDPRVQPCFLRTSPDTTVLSITHGRVTHGKKRRYEPGDNVTVECQAGYTLKGPSMIRYIGGNKWSPELPHCILTPLCPVVWM is encoded by the exons ATGAGTGTAATGCTAAAGGCAGGGCAAGGGAACCGCCTCAGTCTCTCTCCACCGCCTCCTGTGCGATCATTCCTCCACCTGCGCCAAGAAAACGAACTCAGCAGCTTCCGTTCCTTGCACTCGCCTCTTCTTAACGCTTCTTCTCCATCCGCATGCGCAGTTGCGATTCTCCTTTGGCCCGGTACCATGCGGGCTCGACGGGTCTTGCGGAGGTTAGTCCTCCTGGCGGTGCTGCTGcctcagtggttgctgctgg GTCTCGTTTGTCCAGTGCCTCCCAACATTACTTCTGGATTTCACAATGGAAGTGGCACTTATGATCAAGGAACAGTGATTACATATAATTGCTCTCAGAATTTATCGCTTATTGGCAATCCCTCAATTTTCTGTAGCATTGATAGTAATGGCACACAGTGGATTGGGAATCCTCCCAAATGCAAAG TGGTGATGTGTAAAGATCCAGTAGTTGAACATGGAGTAAAATTAAATGGATTTGGAACTCATACATACCGCAGCAATGTTACATTTGAATGCAAAATTGGATACTTCATGATTGGAAGTTATTTTATTCAGTGTGATGAGAACAGTACTTGGAATCCTGAAGAACCATCTTGTAAAAAGA TTGCTCCAGACATATGTGGTGCCCCATTAATCCCAACTGGGAGTGTGCATCCATTGAAACCTGAATATAGCATTGGAACGGCCGTTCAAGTATTCTGCATTCCACAATATTCTTTTCCTGATGAAACCATAGAGATGACTACAGTGTGTGATGGCTACAATTTGTGGGACCCTCGGGTGCAGCCTTGTTTCT TAAGAACTTCACCTGACACTACAGTTCTCAGTATCACTCATGGAAGAGTAACCCATGGGAAGAAAAGAAGATATGAGCCTGGAGATAATGTCACTGTTGAGTGTCAAGCTGGCTATACATTGAAAGGGCCATCTATGATCAGATACATTGGTGGGAATAAGTGGTCACCTGAATTGCCTCATTGTATTCTGA CTCCTCTTTGCCCTGTAGTTTGGATGTGA